One part of the Methylobacterium terrae genome encodes these proteins:
- a CDS encoding restriction endonuclease, whose product MIDWTEILDGDTWELFARDYFAESGFTIDVGPGRGVDAGRDIVISEQLNGKINTKKFVWLVSCKHYAKSNKSVGPGDEQNITDRIRQHRADGFIGFYSTVPSSGLIERFKSLHANGDISAYELIDGRKIEQRFVTTGSSKLALRYFPDSYRRSKPIQKLLDKHVELRCKVCDEDLLSKSMLGPFSGVIVTASKRTEASDGRKFDQNIHVYAVCKGECDRRMDRMCHRQGFSTGWEDIDDLCNPLLYIKAIMAIMNRLRAKRDEYTDEAFSDLKNIFIAISQRTLREITEEDGERASQVIRLQNLGF is encoded by the coding sequence ATGATAGATTGGACGGAGATATTGGATGGTGATACGTGGGAGCTGTTTGCAAGAGATTATTTCGCTGAGAGTGGATTTACAATCGATGTAGGTCCAGGGCGAGGTGTTGACGCGGGGCGCGATATCGTCATCAGCGAACAGCTAAACGGAAAGATAAATACAAAAAAGTTTGTCTGGCTAGTCAGTTGTAAGCATTATGCAAAAAGCAACAAATCTGTTGGTCCAGGCGACGAACAGAATATAACAGACCGTATAAGGCAGCATAGGGCAGATGGATTTATTGGTTTTTATTCAACTGTGCCGTCCAGTGGTTTAATCGAACGGTTCAAATCGCTTCACGCAAATGGCGATATCTCGGCTTACGAGTTAATTGATGGAAGAAAAATCGAGCAGAGGTTTGTAACCACTGGTTCATCCAAGTTGGCGCTGAGATACTTTCCTGACAGCTATCGTCGAAGCAAACCGATTCAGAAGCTTCTCGATAAGCATGTTGAGTTACGATGCAAAGTTTGTGATGAAGACCTGTTATCAAAGAGTATGTTAGGTCCGTTTTCTGGCGTCATCGTGACTGCATCAAAGCGCACTGAAGCGTCAGACGGCCGTAAATTTGATCAAAATATTCATGTATATGCGGTCTGTAAAGGCGAATGCGATCGTCGAATGGACAGGATGTGCCATCGGCAAGGATTTTCTACTGGATGGGAAGATATCGATGATCTTTGTAATCCGCTTCTTTATATCAAGGCAATTATGGCGATTATGAACCGTCTTCGGGCAAAAAGGGATGAGTACACTGACGAAGCATTTTCTGATCTAAAAAATATATTCATTGCGATTTCCCAACGTACTCTTCGGGAGATCACGGAGGAGGACGGGGAACGGGCGAGTCAAGTCATACGTTTGCAAAACTTAGGTTTCTGA